In one window of Geotrypetes seraphini chromosome 3, aGeoSer1.1, whole genome shotgun sequence DNA:
- the LOC117356335 gene encoding tRNA (guanine(26)-N(2))-dimethyltransferase-like: MSALTVMAAAMLTSVCSRKTRSVSVTFPLLRCVAFGKGSACGASSFCTASMEEPRGGTGCALNPGETVISEGRAKIIFPSANEVFYNPVQEFNRDLTCAIITEFARLRMLAKGIQICVPEEKLVPKVLVDLSEEQEKPEAAVEKQTVQVGETCKDGLRILEGLAASGLRSIRFALEVPAIHSIVANDRSFKAVELIKRNVQFNGVGEMVTPHLADVRMLMYQCRERKDWFDVIDLDPYGSPAMFLDAAVQTVSEGGLLCVTCTDMAVMAGNSGETCYSKYGSMSIKAKYCHEMALRIILHSIDLRANCYQRYIVPLLAVSVDFYIRVFVLVFSGQAKVKACASKQAFVYNCTGCGTYHLQRLGKMVSHGSSFKYSAGSGPPVGTNCEHCFQRHQVGGPIWAESIHDPDFVQRVLNAVKSNPQRFKTSARIEGVLSMMLEELTDVPLYYTLDNLSSVIHCNTPSLLQMRSAILHAGHRVSLSHACKNAIKTDAPSSLIWDIMRSWEKKNPVKRERLSGSSPAFHILSTEPSFQACFDVREDANPKSRQRGLKRFQENPEANWGPKARAKVGGGISTSLAEKSKRHQNKRKEREEDQSALKNFPCKKYPQGCCTRPEACCYSHDPVVSVTAEELP; the protein is encoded by the coding sequence ATGTCGGCACTTACTGTTATGGCGGCGGCCATGTTGACGAGCGTGTGCAGCAGGAAGACGAGGAGCGTTTCCGTGACGTTTCCGCTTCTCCGCTGCGTCGCCTTCGGGAAGGGGAGTGCTTGCGGAGCCTCGTCGTTCTGCACCGCCTCGATGGAAGAGCCGAGGGGAGGAACCGGCTGCGCGCTAAATCCGGGAGAGACGGTGATCAGTGAAGGGCGAGCCAAGATCATATTCCCCAGCGCCAACGAGGTGTTTTACAACCCCGTCCAGGAGTTCAACCGGGACCTGACATGTGCCATCATCACGGAATTTGCTCGTCTGCGGATGTTGGCAAAAGGAATTCAGATCTGTGTTCCTGAAGAAAAGCTGGTCCCAAAAGTGCTGGTGGATTTGTCCGAGGAGCAGGAGAAGCCAGAAGCAGCTGTTGAGAAGCAGACTGTACAAGTTGGAGAGACGTGTAAGGATGGCCTGAGGATCTTGGAGGGCTTGGCTGCTTCAGGGCTGCGGTCCATCCGTTTTGCCCTCGAGGTCCCTGCTATCCACAGCATTGTGGCGAATGACAGATCCTTCAAGGCTGTGGAGCTGATTAAGAGAAACGTTCAGTTTAATGGCGTGGGGGAAATGGTGACCCCACATCTTGCAGATGTCAGGATGCTGATGTATCAGTGCCGAGAGAGGAAGGACTGGTTCGATGTCATCGATCTCGACCCCTATGGGAGTCCTGCGATGTTCCTGGATGCTGCAGTGCAAACAGTCAGTGAGGGAGGTTTGCTGTGTGTCACTTGTACAGACATGGCAGTAATGGCTGGGAACAGCGGAGAGACCTGTTACAGCAAATATGGCTCTATGTCCATCAAAGCCAAGTACTGCCACGAGATGGCACTGAGGATAATCCTTCATAGTATTGACCTGCGTGCAAATTGCTACCAGCGCTACATTGTACCACTGTTGGCAGTCAGTGTGGACTTTTACATCCGGGTTTTTGTCCTGGTCTTCAGTGGGCAAGCTAAGGTTAAAGCTTGTGCCAGCAAACAAGCCTTTGTGTACAATTGCACTGGCTGTGGAACGTACCACCTGCAGAGACTTGGCAAAATGGTCAGCCATGGCAGCAGTTTCAAGTATTCAGCAGGATCTGGACCTCCAGTGGGAACAAACTGCGAGCACTGTTTCCAGCGGCACCAGGTGGGCGGACCCATCTGGGCTGAATCCATTCATGACCCTGACTTTGTGCAGAGAGTCCTGAATGCAGTGAAGAGTAACCCACAGCGCTTCAAGACTTCAGCTAGGATTGAAGGGGTGCTCAGTATGATGCTAGAGGAGTTGACTGATGTTCCTTTATATTACACCCTGGATAACCTCAGCAGTGTCATTCACTGTAACACCCCTTCTCTCCTACAGATGAGATCTGCTATACTCCATGCTGGCCATAGGGTGTCTCTCTCCCACGCATGCAAGAACGCCATAAAAACTGATGCACCTTCCTCTCTCATCTGGGACATCATGAGGAGCTGGGAAAAGAAGAATCCCGTCAAGAGGGAGCGACTGTCTGGCAGTAGCCCAGCTTTCCATATCCTCAGCACAGAGCCCAGCTTCCAGGCTTGCTTCGATGTGAGAGAGGATGCCAACCCCAAATCTCGGCAACGGGGTCTGAAACGCTTTCAGGAGAACCCTGAAGCCAACTGGGGACCCAAGGCCCGGGCTAAAGTGGGGGGCGGGATTTCAACATCTCTGGCAGAAAAAAGCAAGCGACACCAGAATAAGCGGAAAGAGCGGGAAGAGGATCAGAGTGCACTGAAAAACTTCCCCTGCAAAAAGTACCCCCAGGGCTGCTGTACAAGGCCTGAGGCCTGCTGCTATTCCCATGACCCTGTGGTATCTGTGACAGCAGAGGAGCTGCCCTAG